In Lotus japonicus ecotype B-129 chromosome 5, LjGifu_v1.2, one genomic interval encodes:
- the LOC130720082 gene encoding NADH-ubiquinone oxidoreductase chain 6 produces the protein MILSVLSSPALVSGLMVARAKNPVHSVLFPIPVFRDTSSLLLLLGLDFSAMIFPVVHIGAIAVSFLFVVMMFHIQIAEIHEEVLRYLPVSGIIGLILWWEMFFILDNETIPLLPTQRNTTSLRYTVYAGKVRSWTNLETLGNLLYTYYFVWFLVPSLILLVAMIGAIVLTMHRTTQVKRQDVFRRNAIEFRRTIMRRTTDPLTID, from the coding sequence ATGATACTTTCTGTTTTGTCGAGCCCtgctttggtctctggtttgaTGGTTGCACGTGCTAAAAATCCGGTACATTCCGTTTTGTTTCCCATCCCAGTCTTTCGCGACACTTCAAGTTTACTTCTTTTGTTAGGTCTCGACTTCTCCGCTATGATCTTCCCAGTAGTTCATATAGGAGCTATAGCCGTTTCATTCCTATTCGTTGTTATGATGTTCCATATTCAAATAGCGGAGATTCACGAAGAAGTATTGCGCTATTTACCAGTCAGTGGTATTATTGGACTGATCCTTTGGTGGGAAATGTTCTTCATTTTAGATAATGAAACCATTCCATTACTACCAACCCAAAGAAATACGACCTCTCTGAGATATACGGTTTATGCCGGAAAGGTACGAAGTTGGACTAATTTGGAAACATTGGGCAATTTACTTTATACCTACTATTTCGTCTGGTTTTTGGTTCCTAGTCTAATTTTATTAGTTGCCATGATTGGGGCTATAGTACTGACTATGCATAGGACTACTCAGGTAAAAAGACAGGATGTTTTCCGACGAAATGCTATTGAATTTAGGAGGACTATAATGAGGCGGACGACAGACCCACTCACGATCGACTAA